In Dehalogenimonas etheniformans, one genomic interval encodes:
- a CDS encoding beta-propeller domain-containing protein, giving the protein MKKIAIFGLSILAFAGMLIIPGCSAGEVKDPVSGLPVFASEEALVSAFTQAQARGYSGGYYAKEGIMPPVLAPVAGAANAASDAAYSGTNIQVAGVDEADIVKTDGKYVYVVSGSTIYIVQAFPADTAKIIAQIAITGFTPRELFVDGDRLAVFGSTYSTGGDPGYPTILPADVKGGIAIMPYPVQSGLVSVKLYDIKDRSNPKLLKSIDIEGSYLTSRKIGADVYFVVNSYPRYAQTKPTAADLIPAYRETVGDAKPGNFQPIAGYNQIGYIPPVQAASFLTIASMSMTDANREVGKTVIAGSGENVYASLDSLYVAQTSWPAYTGIGEVVTDNTQNTVVTKFSLKGGNATFAATGKVKGHILNQFAMDEFNGYFRIATTISGYVNSRDTSTNNIYVLDSSMKDAGALEDVAPGESIYAVRFMGKRAYMVTFLHVDPLFVIDLSQPASPKILGKLKIPGYSDYLEPYDETHLIGIGHEVDPSIDAGLIHTENAVYYTAIQGVKLSLFDVSDVANPIEVYKEVIGDRGTETIVGDDHKALLFDKQSGLLVLPVTVAQLKPGQPKNQQGEYIFQGAYVYNLTLKSGFALKGKVTHYDSTDVFQKSGMYFYGGPAEITRSLYIGDVLYTVSQSRLQLNDLGNLATLKVLPFGQK; this is encoded by the coding sequence ATGAAAAAGATCGCTATTTTTGGTCTGTCGATTTTGGCTTTTGCAGGTATGCTGATTATCCCCGGATGTTCGGCGGGTGAGGTGAAAGACCCGGTCTCGGGGCTACCCGTATTCGCTTCGGAAGAAGCGCTGGTTTCCGCGTTTACCCAGGCACAAGCCCGCGGTTATTCAGGCGGCTACTACGCTAAAGAAGGAATAATGCCCCCTGTTCTGGCGCCCGTAGCCGGCGCCGCCAATGCGGCCAGCGACGCCGCTTACTCCGGCACCAATATCCAGGTCGCTGGCGTGGATGAAGCCGATATCGTCAAGACCGACGGCAAATACGTCTACGTCGTTTCTGGCAGCACCATTTATATCGTCCAGGCTTTTCCGGCGGACACCGCCAAGATCATCGCGCAGATTGCCATCACGGGGTTCACCCCCCGAGAGCTTTTCGTCGACGGAGATCGCCTAGCCGTCTTCGGTTCGACTTATTCCACCGGCGGCGATCCCGGTTATCCCACCATCCTGCCCGCCGATGTCAAAGGCGGCATTGCCATCATGCCCTATCCGGTTCAGTCCGGTCTGGTATCGGTCAAACTCTACGATATCAAGGACCGTTCGAATCCCAAACTATTGAAGAGCATCGATATCGAGGGTTCGTACCTGACCTCACGCAAGATCGGCGCCGACGTCTACTTTGTGGTTAACTCCTATCCCCGTTACGCCCAGACCAAACCCACGGCTGCGGACCTTATTCCGGCCTACCGCGAGACCGTCGGCGATGCCAAGCCCGGCAATTTCCAACCCATCGCCGGCTACAACCAGATAGGCTACATCCCGCCAGTCCAGGCCGCCAGCTTCCTTACCATTGCGTCAATGTCGATGACCGACGCCAATAGAGAGGTCGGCAAGACCGTCATCGCCGGCAGCGGCGAGAACGTTTACGCCTCACTGGACAGCCTGTACGTCGCCCAGACCTCCTGGCCGGCCTACACCGGCATCGGTGAGGTCGTCACCGATAATACCCAGAACACCGTCGTCACCAAATTCTCCCTGAAAGGCGGTAACGCCACCTTCGCCGCCACCGGCAAGGTCAAGGGGCACATCCTGAACCAATTCGCCATGGATGAATTCAACGGCTACTTCCGCATCGCCACTACCATCAGCGGCTACGTGAACAGCCGCGACACCTCCACTAACAATATCTACGTTCTCGATAGTTCCATGAAGGATGCCGGCGCCCTTGAGGACGTCGCCCCCGGTGAAAGCATTTACGCCGTCCGGTTCATGGGCAAGCGGGCTTATATGGTGACCTTCCTCCATGTCGATCCGCTCTTCGTCATCGATCTTTCCCAGCCGGCATCTCCCAAGATCCTCGGCAAACTGAAGATCCCGGGCTACAGCGATTATCTGGAGCCGTACGATGAGACCCACCTCATCGGCATTGGCCACGAAGTCGATCCCAGCATCGACGCCGGCCTGATCCATACCGAAAACGCCGTCTATTACACCGCCATCCAGGGCGTCAAGTTGTCTCTGTTCGACGTCAGCGACGTCGCCAATCCGATCGAGGTTTACAAGGAAGTCATCGGCGATCGAGGCACCGAGACCATTGTCGGCGACGACCACAAGGCTTTGTTGTTCGATAAACAGTCGGGACTTCTGGTCCTGCCGGTTACCGTAGCCCAGTTGAAGCCGGGTCAGCCCAAGAATCAGCAGGGCGAGTATATTTTCCAGGGCGCCTACGTCTACAACCTGACTCTGAAGAGCGGCTTTGCCTTGAAGGGCAAGGTCACCCACTACGATTCGACCGACGTTTTCCAGAAGAGCGGGATGTATTTCTACGGCGGACCGGCTGAGATTACCCGCAGCTTGTACATTGGCGACGTCCTCTACACCGTGTCGCAGTCGAGGCTGCAGTTGAACGACCTCGGGAACCTGGCGACTTTGAAGGTATTGCCGTTCGGTCAGAAGTAA
- a CDS encoding MarC family protein, which produces MQTLAAATIYLLALINPISKVFFLASAEDVKRGRDLLIVSLESSAAALLILVVFIILGNIVFTQVFHVDIYSFEILGGIVLFSMGYRALTKGVFYEAQESQHLTEHAIMPLASPLIAGPATITAVIALTAQNGMLQTSLATFIAIAINFVFMLIAIPLFNLLRHYNLIGALIRVTGLIVSMISVQLILEGLRRWIATL; this is translated from the coding sequence GTGCAAACCCTTGCTGCGGCAACCATTTACCTGTTGGCGCTGATAAATCCCATCAGCAAGGTCTTTTTCCTGGCATCCGCCGAAGACGTTAAGCGCGGCCGCGATCTACTCATCGTTTCGCTAGAATCCTCGGCCGCAGCATTGCTGATACTGGTGGTTTTCATCATCCTTGGCAATATAGTTTTTACTCAGGTTTTCCACGTAGATATCTACTCATTCGAGATACTGGGCGGCATCGTGCTGTTCAGCATGGGATACAGGGCATTGACCAAGGGGGTATTTTACGAGGCGCAGGAAAGCCAACACCTGACTGAACACGCCATCATGCCGCTGGCATCGCCGCTCATTGCCGGGCCAGCCACGATCACCGCCGTCATCGCCCTCACTGCTCAGAATGGCATGCTGCAGACCTCGCTGGCGACGTTTATCGCCATTGCCATCAATTTCGTTTTTATGCTGATCGCGATACCCCTGTTCAATCTATTGAGACACTACAACCTGATCGGCGCTTTGATACGCGTCACCGGGCTGATCGTGTCGATGATCTCGGTGCAGTTGATACTTGAGGGGTTGAGGAGATGGATCGCCACTTTATAG